From one Brachypodium distachyon strain Bd21 chromosome 4, Brachypodium_distachyon_v3.0, whole genome shotgun sequence genomic stretch:
- the LOC100824119 gene encoding pentatricopeptide repeat-containing protein At3g24000, mitochondrial, with protein sequence MSKTYKFPLRRLPRHLHVRQYTSAAANPVPAAPAVLHDLDHLDSGELAPTPRVYHAFITACAQSKNLDDARKIHAHLASSRFAGDAFLDNSLIHLYCKCGSVVEAHKVFDKMRNKDMVSWTSLIAGYAQNDMPAEAIGLLPGMLKGRFKPNGFTFASLLKAVGAYADSGIGGQIHALAVKCDWHEDVYVGSALLDMYARCGKMDMATAVFDKLDSKNGVSWNALISGFARKGDGETALMVFAEMQRNGFEATHFTYSSIFSALAGIGALEQGKWVHAHMIKSRQKLTAFVGNTMLDMYAKSGSMIDARKVFERVLNKDLVTWNSMLTAFAQYGLGKEAVSHFEEMRKSGIYLNQISFLCILTACSHGGLVKEGKHYFDMIKEYNLEPEIEHYVTVVDLLGRAGLLNYALVFIFKMPMEPTAAVWGALLAACRMHKNAKVGQFAADHVFQLDPDDSGPPVLLYNIYASTGHWDAAARVRKMMKATGVKKEPACSWVEIENSVHMFVANDDTHPRAEEIYKMWDEISMKIRKEGYVPDMDYVLLHVDEQEREANLQYHSEKIALAFALIQMPAGATIRIMKNIRICGDCHSAFKYISKVFEREIVVRDTNRFHHFSNGFCSCGDYW encoded by the coding sequence ATGAGCAAGACCTACAAGTTTCCGctccgccgccttccccgCCACCTACACGTCAGACAATACACATCTGCCGCGGCCAACCCCGTTccggccgcccccgccgtcCTCCATGACCTTGATCACTTGGACTCAGGCGAGCTCGCCCCGACACCGCGCGTTTACCACGCGTTCATCACAGCCTGCGCGCAATCCAAGAACCTCGACGATGCCAGGAAAATCCACGCTCACCTTGCCAGCTCCCGGTTCGCGGGCGACGCCTTCCTCGATAACTCGCTCATTCACCTGTACTGCAAGTGCGGCAGTGTGGTGGAAGCGCACAAGGTGTTTGATAAAATGCGGAATAAGGATATGGTTTCTTGGACCTCACTCATCGCCGGGTATGCACAGAATGATATGCCGGCAGAGGCCATAGGACTTCTCCCTGGTATGCTTAAGGGACGCTTCAAGCCAAACGGGTTCACGTTCGCCAGCCTCCTCAAGGCGGTGGGTGCTTATGCTGATAGCGGCATTGGGGGACAGATACATGCTCTCGCTGTGAAGTGTGATTGGCATGAGGATGTCTATGTTGGAAGCGCACTTCTTGACATGTATGCGAGGTGTGGGAAGATGGACATGGCTACTGCAGTGTTTGATAAACTGGACTCAAAGAATGGGGTTTCCTGGAATGCATTGATTTCTGGGTTTGCAAGGAAGGGCGATGGAGAGACTGCTTTGATGGTGTTTGCAGAGATGCAGAGGAATGGGTTTGAGGCCACACATTTCACATATTCCAGCATATTCAGTGCCCTTGCTGGTATAGGTGCTCTTGAGCAGGGGAAGTGGGTGCATGCACATATGATTAAGTCTCGGCAGAAACTGACTGCATTTGTTGGAAATACAATGCTTGACATGTATGCAAAGTCAGGGAGCATGATCGACGCGAGAAAGGTGTTTGAACGTGTGCTCAATAAGGATCTAGTTACTTGGAATTCCATGCTCACAGCATTTGCACAATATGGATTGGGAAAGGAAGCAGTCTCCCATTTTGAGGAGATGAGGAAATCGGGCATTTACCTGAATCAAATCAGCTTCCTTTGCATTTTGACTGCTTGTAGCCATGGAGGACTGGTGAAGGAGGGCAAGCACTACTTCGACATGATAAAGGAGTACAATTTGGAGCCTGAGATTGAGCACTATGTTACGGTTGTCGATCTTCTCGGACGAGCTGGTTTACTAAATTATGCTCTGGTCTTTATATTTAAAATGCCCATGGAACCAACTGCCGCTGTTTGGGGAGCCTTGCTCGCGGCTTGCAGAATGCATAAGAATGCCAAAGTTGGGCAATTTGCAGCTGACCATGTCTTTCAACTTGATCCGGATGATAGTGGCCCGCCTGTGTTGTTGTATAACATATATGCTTCCACAGGTCATTGGGATGCTGCTGCTAGAGTCAGGAAGATGATGAAGGCAACTGGTGTGAAGAAGGAACCTGCATGCAGTTGGGTTGAGATAGAGAATTCCGTGCACATGTTTGTGGCCAACGATGATACACATCCACGAGCTGAAGAGATATATAAGATGTGGGATGAGATAAGCATGAAGATTAGGAAAGAAGGATATGTTCCTGATATGGATTATGTGCTTCTGCATGTAGatgagcaagagagagaggcaAACTTGCAGTACCACAGTGAGAAGATTGCGCTCGCATTTGCACTTATCCAAATGCCTGCAGGGGCAACAATTCGGATCATGAAGAATATAAGGATATGTGGGGATTGCCACTCTGCATTCAAATACATCTCCAAAGTTTTTGAGAGGGAAATTGTTGTGAGGGACACTAATAGATTCCACCATTTTAGCAATGGCTTTTGTTCCTGTGGAGATTACTGGTGA
- the LOC100841174 gene encoding probable galacturonosyltransferase 4, giving the protein MAAAARGRRCRGAVLLLLLPSVLAPLVLYGYSPISPLPDSTLARVAFDREDGSNMVWPHMAASEVSLAKDLTIERLGEHKNRVLSATDDWQAVQAARSRSSENSDASVQLKVPVTRDADDMIAEETGSAQSGQEGRIKEVVISQRNADGFGDPGNAKEAEEQDGQATEVEHRDGSDASTENNVAGINTTVRSFLKDSTADILSNGTTHATPKESYTRATDINADLPTTSSAGHSKTSPDAKIRIIRDQLIRAKTYLGFVASRGNHGFAKELRARMRDIQRALGDATNDGLLPHNVHSKIKAMEQTLGKIKRSHDSCSGAVNRLRTALHSMEERLQSHKNEANYLAQIAAKSLPKGLHCLPLRLTNEYYSTNSNNKDFSNTEKLEDPKLHHYAVFSDNVLATAVVVNSTLVHAKKPANHVFHIVTDRLNYAAMKMWFLANPLRKAAVQVQNIQEFTWLNSSYSPVLKQLGSRSTIDYYFRSGTARPDENAKFRNPKYLSILNHLRFYLPEIFPKLNKVLFLDDDTVVQQDLSALWSIDLKGKVNGAVETCGETFHRFDKYLNFSNPIIANNFHPRACGWAYGMNMFDLSEWRKQNITDVYHTWQKLNEDRLLWKLGTLPAGLVTFWNRTFPLDSSWHLLGLGYNTNVNERDIRRASVIHYNGNLKPWLEIGLSKYRKYWSRYVDFDQIFLRECNLNP; this is encoded by the exons atggcggcggccgcgcggggacggcggtgccggggggcggtgctgctgctgctcctcccgTCGGTCCTCGCGCCCCTCGTGCTCTACGGCTACTCCCCCATCTCGCCCCTCCCGGACTCCACCT TGGCGAGGGTCGCGTTCGATCGGGAGGATGGGTCCAATATGGTGTGGCCGCACATGGCCGCGTCCGAGGTTTCTCTAGCCAAAG ATCTGACAATTGAGAGGCTAGGGGAGCACAAGAACAGGGTGCTGTCAGCAACTGACGACTGGCAAGCAGTCCAGGCAGCAAGGAGTCGTTCATCTGAAAACTCTGATGCAAGTGTACAATTGAAGGTTCCTGTCACGAGGGATGCTGATGACATGATTGCTGAGGAGACTGGCAGTGCTCAGTCAGGACAAGAGGGCAGGATAAAGGAAGTTGTCATCAGCCAGAGAAATGCAGATGGATTTGGTGATCCAGGAAATGCCAAGGAAGCTGAAGAGCAGGATGGACAAGCAACTGAGGTAGAGCACAGAGATGGATCTGATGCATCTACGGAGAATAACGTTGCTGGAATAAATACTACTGTGAGATCATTTTTAAAG GACAGCACTGCTGATATCTTATCCAATGGAACTACACATGCTACCCCAAAAGAATCTTACACAAGGGCCACTGATATAAATGCTGATCTTCCCACAACTAGTAGTGCCGGCCATTCCAAAACTTCCCCAGATGCTAAAATCCGTATCATCAGGGACCAGTTAATAAGAGCAAAGACATATCTTGGCTTTGTAGCttctagaggcaatcatggtTTTGCCAAGGAGCTTCGTGCACGAATGAGGGATATCCAACGAGCACTTGGTGATGCAACCAATGATGGGCTGCTTCCTCATAA TGTCCATAGCAAAATAAAAGCAATGGAGCAGACACTGGGGAAGATCAAGAGAAGTCATGATAGTTGCTCTGGTGCTGTGAACAGACTCCGTACAGCCCTTCACTCGATGGAGGAGCGGCTTCAATCTCACAAAAATGAAGCCAACTATCTAGCTCAAATAGCAGCAAAATCCTTACCCAAAGGACTACATTGTCTCCCGTTGCGTCTTACAAATGAGTATTATTCCACCAACTCCAACAATAAGGACTTTTCAAATACAGAAAAGTTGGAAGACCCCAAACTCCATCATTATGCAGTGTTCTCAGATAATGTATTGGCTACCGCAGTGGTTGTGAACTCCACTCTTGTTCATGCTAAG AAACCAGCAAACCATGTCTTCCACATTGTGACGGATAGGCTTAACTATGCTGCAATGAAGATGTGGTTCTTGGCTAATCCCCTGCGCAAAGCTGCTGTCCAGGTTCAGAATATTCAAGAGTTTACATGGCTAAATTCAAGCTATAGTCCAGTTCTGAAGCAGTTAGGATCCCGGTCTACAATTGATTACTACTTCAGGAGTGGGACGGCTAGACCTGACGAAAATGCCAAATTTCGGAACCCAAAGTATCTTTCAATTCTAAATCATCTGAGGTTCTATCTCCCTGAGATATTCCCAAAGCTTAATAAGGTCTTATTTCTTGATGATGATACGGTAGTGCAGCAGGACCTAAGTGCACTTTGGTCGATAGATCTCAAAGGCAAGGTGAACGGTGCTGTTGAGACCTGTGGAGAGACCTTCCATAGGTTTGATAAATATCTCAACTTCTCCAATCCTATTATTGCCAACAATTTTCATCCTCGAGCTTGTGGTTGGGCATACGGCATGAATATGTTTGATTTGTCCGAATGGAGAAAGCAAAACATCACTGATGTGTATCACACCTGGCAGAAACTG AACGAAGATAGGCTATTGTGGAAGCTAGGCACCCTTCCTGCTGGTCTTGTAACATTTTGGAACCGCACATTCCCCCTTGATAGCTCGTGGCATCTTTTGGGACTTGGGTACAATACAAATGTGAACGAAAGGGATATCAGGCGGGCATCTGTCATCCACTACAATGGAAATTTGAAACCCTGGCTTGAGATTGGATTGTCGAAATACCGAAAATATTGGTCGAGATATGTTGATTTTGATCAAATATTTCTACGGGAGTGCAACTTAAATCCCTGA
- the LOC104584694 gene encoding uncharacterized protein LOC104584694 — MDRRRPVEGKANKKRAREEPAPAPAVDFPFDEAAAAADAGDAWRRPPGVFQFPWQKCRGGLGVSGGGGGWELRDVFFRSLVDGGAAAIGVPGDRLVSPPPASKQQRALFEDVDAWLADAGDGEVDPVWRLAIKGGTGPASSAAV; from the coding sequence ATggatcggcggcggccggtggaggGCAAGGCGAACAAGAAgcgcgcgagggaggagccggctccggctccggcggtggATTTCCCTttcgacgaggcggcggcggcggccgacgccggggacgcgtggcggcggccgccgggggTGTTCCAGTTCCCGTGGCAGAAGTGCCGCGGCGGGCTCGgcgtctccggcggcggcggcgggtgggaGCTGCGGGACGTCTTCTTCCGCTCCCTcgtggacggcggcgccgcggccatCGGCGTGCCGGGCGACCGCCTCGTGTCCCCCCCGCCGGccagcaagcagcagcgcGCGCTCTTCGAGGACGTGGACGCGTGGCTcgcggacgccggcgacggcgaggtggacCCCGTCTGGCGCCTGGCGATCAAGGGCGGCACCGGCCccgcgtcgtcggcggcggtgtgA
- the LOC100840868 gene encoding uncharacterized protein LOC100840868, translating to MCCCPSKACCICTIIILVLVAVGIVFGFGIYTRGFHKLTSNIHLQEPSYGGGRSFRAYGHLAPPPPY from the coding sequence ATGTGCTGCTGCCCGAGCAAGGCGTGCTGCATCTGCACGATCATCATCCTGGtgctcgtcgccgtcggcaTCGTCTTCGGCTTCGGCATCTACACCCGCGGCTTCCACAAGCTCACCAGCAACATCCACCTCCAGGAGCCATCCTACGGCGGCGGACGCTCCTTCCGCGCCTACGGccacctcgcgccgccgccgccgtattAG